In Hymenobacter sublimis, a single genomic region encodes these proteins:
- a CDS encoding glycoside hydrolase family 97 protein encodes MKRLSFLLLAGFMGTAAQAQTVHSPTNKLTLNFQLSPSGEPTYQVRFGAKPVLKPSRLGMLLQGQPALDKGLTIARVDSSQHDDTWQPVWGEVKHIRNRYKELAVTLQQPASNGRRVVVRFRLYDDGVGFRYEFPQQPGLSYFVVQQELTEFNLPADHKTFWIPGDYDSNEYTYTTSRLSQVNSAPIEAIQLKSDPKRVQTPLMLKSDDGLYVNLHEAALVNYPAMMLDVDTQTFGLRSHLVPSVTGAAAYLQAPEHTPWRTIVVSDKATEVLASKLILNLNEPTAFATTTWIKPQKFVGVWWEMHVNKASWNYADTSNIKLAGTDWSRLKPNGHHGANTQNVKRYIDFAAKHGLQSVLVEGWNVGWEDWAGNWKEEVFDFVTPYPDFSVPELQQYAASKGVKLMMHHETSSSVTNYERRQDAAYRFMKQYGYEAVKTGYVGRIIPRGEHHDGQWMVNHYNRTAQKTGENQIMVDMHESVRPTGLHRTYPNWLASEAARGNEFNAWSTGNPPEHETILPFTRLMGGPMDYTPGIFQIKLEGWNPQRNQGKQVHTTLAKQLALYVTLYSPVQMAADLPEAYEQHLDAFQFIKDVAVDWDDTRILLAEPGDYLTTARKAKGKEEWYLGSITDEQARTQTVKLDFLTPGTRYEATIYADAKSASWDKNPMAYQIRKQKVDSKSVLKLQLAAGGGAAVSIKPVGK; translated from the coding sequence ATGAAACGACTTTCCTTCCTGCTGCTTGCGGGCTTCATGGGTACTGCTGCTCAGGCCCAAACCGTTCATTCGCCCACAAACAAGCTTACGCTCAACTTTCAACTCAGCCCTAGCGGCGAGCCAACTTACCAGGTACGGTTCGGGGCGAAACCCGTGCTCAAGCCCAGCCGCCTCGGAATGCTCTTGCAGGGGCAGCCGGCTCTGGACAAGGGCCTGACCATTGCGCGGGTTGATTCCAGCCAGCACGATGATACCTGGCAGCCGGTATGGGGCGAGGTCAAGCACATCCGGAACCGCTACAAAGAGCTGGCCGTGACCCTGCAACAGCCCGCCAGCAACGGCCGCCGGGTAGTAGTGCGCTTTCGCCTCTACGACGACGGGGTAGGGTTCCGCTACGAGTTTCCGCAGCAACCGGGCCTGAGCTACTTTGTGGTGCAACAGGAACTGACCGAGTTTAACCTACCCGCCGACCACAAGACCTTCTGGATTCCTGGCGACTACGACTCCAACGAGTACACCTATACCACGTCCCGCCTCAGCCAGGTCAACAGCGCCCCCATCGAGGCCATTCAGTTGAAGTCGGACCCGAAGCGCGTGCAAACCCCGCTCATGCTCAAGTCTGATGATGGGCTGTACGTGAACCTGCACGAGGCGGCCCTGGTCAATTACCCAGCTATGATGCTGGACGTGGACACCCAAACCTTTGGGCTGCGTAGCCACCTAGTGCCCTCGGTTACCGGCGCAGCCGCCTACCTGCAAGCGCCGGAGCATACGCCCTGGCGCACCATTGTAGTAAGTGACAAGGCGACCGAGGTACTGGCCAGCAAGCTGATTCTGAACCTGAACGAGCCCACTGCCTTCGCCACCACCACCTGGATTAAGCCCCAGAAATTCGTGGGCGTGTGGTGGGAGATGCACGTCAACAAAGCCAGCTGGAACTACGCCGATACCAGCAATATCAAGTTGGCTGGCACCGACTGGAGCCGCCTCAAGCCCAACGGCCACCACGGCGCTAACACCCAGAACGTAAAGCGCTACATCGACTTTGCCGCCAAGCATGGCTTGCAGAGCGTGCTCGTGGAGGGCTGGAACGTGGGCTGGGAGGACTGGGCCGGCAACTGGAAGGAGGAGGTATTCGACTTTGTAACGCCCTACCCCGATTTCAGCGTGCCGGAATTGCAGCAGTACGCCGCCAGCAAGGGCGTGAAGCTGATGATGCACCACGAAACCAGCTCCTCCGTCACTAATTATGAGCGTCGGCAGGATGCCGCTTACCGCTTCATGAAGCAGTACGGCTACGAGGCCGTAAAAACCGGCTATGTGGGCCGCATCATCCCGCGCGGAGAGCATCACGACGGCCAGTGGATGGTCAACCACTACAACCGCACCGCCCAGAAAACCGGCGAAAACCAGATCATGGTGGACATGCACGAGTCGGTGCGCCCGACGGGTCTGCACCGCACCTACCCGAACTGGCTAGCCTCCGAAGCGGCCCGGGGCAACGAGTTTAACGCCTGGAGCACGGGCAACCCACCTGAACACGAAACCATTCTGCCCTTTACCCGCCTCATGGGCGGCCCCATGGACTACACCCCCGGTATCTTCCAAATCAAGCTGGAAGGCTGGAACCCGCAGCGCAACCAGGGCAAGCAAGTGCACACCACCCTGGCTAAGCAGCTGGCCCTCTACGTAACGCTCTACAGCCCCGTGCAAATGGCCGCCGATCTGCCCGAAGCCTACGAGCAACACCTCGACGCCTTCCAGTTCATCAAAGACGTAGCCGTGGATTGGGATGACACCCGCATTCTGCTGGCCGAGCCCGGCGACTACCTCACCACGGCCCGCAAAGCCAAGGGCAAGGAGGAGTGGTATTTAGGCTCCATCACCGACGAACAGGCCCGCACCCAAACCGTGAAGCTAGACTTTCTTACCCCCGGTACCCGGTACGAAGCCACCATTTATGCCGACGCTAAAAGTGCCTCCTGGGACAAGAACCCCATGGCCTACCAAATCCGCAAGCAGAAAGTGGATAGCAAGTCGGTGCTCAAGCTGCAGCTAGCTGCGGGGGGCGGGGCAGCGGTGAGTATCAAGCCCGTAGGGAAATAG
- a CDS encoding alpha/beta hydrolase, giving the protein MALLHLCNVALRYGWLLLLLAPAAYAQSQPPQKEPFVLGHTDRIKSTQLQEERVLNIYLPEGYANDPKVTYPVIYLLDGSADEDFIHIVGLVQYLTFPWIDVLPKSIVVGIGTVDRRRDFTFPTRNKKDLQDFPTTGKSAAFMRFIEQDLQPYVERTYRTNGQKTLIGQSLGGLLATEVLLKKPALFNTYIIASPSLWWDNESLVTQAPALLKQAAPTTPANVFVALGNEGPEMKKATEAMVALLRAAPARAGRVAYVPFPEETHATILHRAVYKAFETLYKKPK; this is encoded by the coding sequence ATGGCTTTACTCCACCTGTGCAACGTAGCCCTGCGCTATGGCTGGCTGCTCCTGCTGCTCGCCCCGGCAGCTTACGCCCAAAGTCAGCCGCCCCAAAAGGAGCCGTTCGTGCTCGGTCACACTGACCGTATTAAGTCGACTCAGCTGCAGGAGGAGCGCGTGCTGAATATTTATCTGCCAGAGGGTTACGCCAATGATCCGAAAGTCACGTACCCCGTGATTTACCTGCTAGATGGGTCCGCGGACGAAGACTTCATCCACATCGTGGGCCTGGTGCAATACCTCACGTTTCCCTGGATTGATGTGCTACCCAAGTCCATTGTGGTGGGCATTGGCACGGTTGACAGAAGGCGAGACTTCACCTTCCCAACTCGCAACAAAAAAGACTTGCAAGACTTCCCGACCACGGGCAAATCGGCGGCTTTTATGCGCTTTATCGAGCAGGACCTACAACCGTACGTGGAGCGAACCTACCGCACCAACGGCCAGAAAACCCTTATCGGCCAGTCGTTGGGCGGCTTGTTGGCCACGGAAGTGCTGCTAAAAAAGCCGGCACTGTTTAACACCTACATCATTGCTAGCCCCAGCCTGTGGTGGGACAATGAATCACTGGTAACCCAGGCCCCTGCCTTGCTGAAGCAAGCTGCTCCTACTACCCCGGCCAACGTGTTTGTGGCCCTCGGCAACGAAGGACCTGAGATGAAGAAGGCCACGGAGGCTATGGTTGCCCTTCTGCGGGCCGCACCGGCCAGAGCTGGCCGCGTTGCGTACGTGCCCTTTCCGGAAGAAACCCACGCGACCATTCTGCACCGGGCAGTATACAAAGCATTCGAAACCTTGTATAAGAAGCCGAAATAA
- a CDS encoding alpha-amylase family glycosyl hydrolase → MSFLKTAFKRSLAVFLTTGLLTSCKSDTPDAPVPVTPPVATTPPQYGTPFTGVPNREDAVLYQVNMRAFSQSGNFAGVTARLDSIKALGANVVYLMPIYPIGDVRSVNSPYAVKDYTAVSPEFGTLTDLRTLVDAAHSRGLSVLLDWVANHTSWDNAWVTQHPEWYLRNATGVIQSPPNTNYTDVAQLNFASAPMRLAMIAAMKSWVYTANVDGFRFDYADAPPLDFWKQAVDTLRNVKSHKLLLLAEGNRNANFSAGFDYTFGFNFYGGFWDVYRRNAAATTFDELNTSEYAGAMGTQQVVRYITNHDVNGSDGTPVALFGGKAGAMSAFVIASCYKGVPMIYNGQEVGMTTAIPFPFTFVKVNWGSQPDVTKAYKQLLAARAGSAALRRGMPTAYSTADVCAFTKTAGTEQALVLVNVRNSAKQYVLPAALANTTWTNALQGGSLTLGTQISLPAYGYVVLKK, encoded by the coding sequence ATGTCTTTTTTGAAAACAGCTTTCAAACGCAGCCTGGCTGTATTCCTTACTACTGGCCTGCTGACTAGCTGCAAATCCGATACGCCGGATGCGCCAGTGCCCGTTACCCCGCCCGTAGCCACTACGCCCCCACAATACGGGACTCCTTTTACGGGCGTGCCTAACCGCGAGGATGCCGTGCTATACCAGGTGAACATGCGCGCGTTTAGTCAAAGCGGCAACTTCGCGGGCGTAACAGCCCGCCTGGATTCCATTAAGGCATTGGGCGCAAACGTGGTGTATCTGATGCCCATTTATCCGATTGGGGATGTACGAAGCGTGAACTCGCCTTACGCCGTAAAGGACTACACCGCCGTGAGCCCCGAGTTTGGTACGCTCACCGACCTGCGGACGCTGGTTGACGCCGCCCACAGTCGGGGCCTGAGTGTGCTGTTGGATTGGGTGGCAAATCATACCAGCTGGGATAATGCCTGGGTTACGCAGCACCCGGAGTGGTACCTGCGCAATGCCACCGGCGTCATCCAGAGCCCGCCCAATACCAATTATACCGACGTAGCCCAGCTCAATTTTGCCAGCGCCCCCATGCGCCTAGCCATGATTGCGGCCATGAAATCGTGGGTATACACGGCCAACGTCGATGGTTTCCGCTTCGACTATGCCGATGCGCCGCCTCTTGACTTCTGGAAGCAAGCCGTGGATACGCTGCGCAACGTGAAGTCTCATAAGCTGCTGCTGCTGGCCGAAGGCAACCGGAACGCCAACTTCTCGGCGGGCTTCGATTATACCTTCGGCTTCAATTTCTACGGCGGCTTCTGGGATGTATATCGCCGGAACGCTGCCGCCACTACCTTCGATGAGCTTAATACCAGCGAATATGCGGGAGCTATGGGTACCCAGCAGGTAGTGCGCTACATCACTAACCACGATGTAAACGGCTCCGATGGCACCCCCGTAGCGTTGTTCGGCGGCAAAGCCGGAGCCATGTCGGCATTCGTTATTGCCTCCTGCTACAAAGGAGTGCCTATGATCTACAATGGTCAGGAAGTAGGCATGACCACGGCCATTCCTTTTCCATTCACCTTCGTGAAAGTGAACTGGGGTAGCCAACCCGATGTAACCAAAGCCTACAAGCAGCTACTGGCCGCCCGCGCCGGCAGTGCGGCCCTGCGGCGGGGCATGCCCACGGCCTACAGCACGGCGGACGTATGCGCCTTCACCAAAACGGCCGGTACTGAGCAGGCCCTAGTGCTGGTAAATGTGCGCAACAGCGCCAAGCAGTACGTGCTGCCTGCCGCACTAGCCAACACTACCTGGACCAATGCCCTGCAAGGAGGTTCCCTCACGCTGGGCACCCAGATTTCGCTGCCCGCTTACGGGTATGTGGTCTTGAAGAAATAA
- a CDS encoding 3-keto-disaccharide hydrolase gives MRKLPALVCGATLLFTATSSSVAPRGWEPLLDKKLSKWQIYQSYRHQLGYKGQPPTDAQGQPLPPIGYNKNEANVFSVLMQEGKPVLRISGEIYGCVFTKQDFRNYDLKLKVKWGTKKWVPRLDEPLDSGILYNSQGECGVDYWRSWMLSQEFQVSEGQRGNAMGDFWCIANSTAEINAAYNPTKDTLRYNPAAAPITMGRGGPGFCQASGNYEVPNGQWNELELISVNGQSVHIVNGHVVLALNNSAAVVNGQRQPLTHGKIQLQSEAAEVFYKDIMIKPLDAMPAQYARYFK, from the coding sequence ATGAGAAAACTACCTGCCCTTGTGTGCGGAGCAACCCTGCTGTTCACGGCTACCTCATCGTCGGTTGCTCCTAGGGGTTGGGAGCCCCTTCTTGATAAGAAGTTGAGTAAGTGGCAGATTTATCAGAGCTACCGTCATCAGCTCGGCTACAAAGGGCAGCCGCCCACTGATGCCCAGGGCCAACCGCTGCCGCCCATTGGCTACAACAAGAACGAGGCAAACGTTTTCTCGGTGCTGATGCAGGAGGGCAAACCAGTACTGCGCATCAGCGGCGAAATCTACGGGTGCGTGTTCACCAAGCAGGATTTTCGCAATTACGACCTGAAGCTGAAGGTGAAATGGGGCACGAAAAAGTGGGTGCCCCGGCTAGATGAGCCCCTGGACAGCGGCATCCTCTACAACAGTCAGGGCGAGTGCGGCGTGGACTATTGGCGCAGTTGGATGCTGAGCCAGGAGTTTCAGGTATCGGAGGGGCAGCGGGGCAATGCCATGGGCGACTTCTGGTGTATTGCCAACTCCACCGCCGAAATCAACGCCGCTTATAACCCAACCAAGGATACCCTACGCTACAACCCTGCCGCCGCTCCCATAACTATGGGCCGCGGCGGACCGGGGTTTTGCCAGGCATCTGGTAACTACGAAGTGCCGAACGGACAGTGGAATGAGTTGGAGCTTATCAGCGTGAACGGCCAAAGTGTGCACATCGTGAACGGCCACGTAGTGCTGGCCCTAAACAACTCCGCCGCTGTCGTGAATGGGCAGCGCCAGCCCCTTACCCACGGCAAAATTCAGCTGCAAAGCGAGGCCGCCGAGGTGTTTTATAAGGACATTATGATCAAGCCACTGGATGCCATGCCCGCCCAGTATGCCAGATACTTCAAGTAG